A single genomic interval of Zobellia nedashkovskayae harbors:
- a CDS encoding alginate lyase family protein: MIKHIRVLQIFICVFLISFSGHSQDHPSLILTKEGVQKIRAELGNAPLFDATLEKVKAEVDAEIALGIDTPIPKDFSGGYTHSRHKLNFQTLQKAGVLYQILDDEKYALYIKDMLFQYESMYKDLPVHPQTRSYARGKLFWQCLNDSNWLVYVSQAYDCVYDYLSKKERKQLEKNLFRPFADFISIENPQFYNRVHNHSTWGNAAVGMIGLVMNDDELIQRALYGIEDDGLPVGAKDNDGGFIKTEGQEVGFLANVDEPFSPDGYYTEGPYYQRYAMYPFLIFAEALHNVKPEQKIFEHKDSVLLKSVNVLINLSDADGDFFPLNDSQKGMSYKSPDVVTALDIAYHYGGHNPQLLSIAEDQGRVLLDDSGLAVAIGIRDGKAEPFQKKSINLTDGTNGDEGGVGILRYGNEDMSLVFKYAAQGLSHGHYDKLSFSLYEKGTEILQDYGLARFVNIEQKGGGNYLKENKTWAKQTIAHNTLVQNETSHFGGKYEVGSKYHSELYFFDTSNPEVQVVSAKEKNAYPGTEMQRTMALIKTDGFEKPFLLDILKVVSTTKNQYDLPFYFKGQVMKTNFDFSTPKSLETLGSEHGYQHLWSEGTGQPKEDNSKLSWLENGHFYTLTTTSLKNEELQFVRIGANDPEFNLRRDAGLVIRRKNTQNTTFVSVVESHGNYSPVSEFSVNSNSAISKIELIEDTKEYTAVVIETKANGDQMMLVLSNEDKTADKEHVLKIKNKEYRWTGPYDFIKI, from the coding sequence ATGATCAAACATATACGTGTATTACAAATTTTTATCTGCGTCTTTTTAATCTCCTTCAGCGGACATTCACAAGACCACCCAAGCCTAATTTTAACCAAAGAAGGTGTGCAGAAAATAAGAGCGGAATTAGGCAATGCTCCTCTTTTTGATGCTACTTTGGAAAAAGTGAAAGCCGAGGTAGATGCCGAAATTGCATTGGGAATCGACACCCCAATACCTAAAGATTTTTCTGGCGGATATACACACTCACGTCACAAGCTTAATTTTCAGACGCTTCAAAAAGCAGGGGTATTATATCAGATTTTAGACGATGAAAAATATGCCTTATATATTAAGGACATGTTATTTCAATATGAAAGCATGTATAAAGATTTGCCTGTACACCCACAAACGCGCTCATACGCTAGAGGCAAATTATTCTGGCAATGCCTTAATGATTCTAATTGGTTGGTTTACGTAAGTCAGGCTTATGATTGTGTATATGACTACCTATCTAAAAAAGAACGCAAGCAACTTGAAAAAAATCTTTTCAGACCTTTTGCAGATTTCATATCCATAGAAAACCCTCAATTCTACAATCGCGTTCACAACCATAGTACATGGGGTAATGCTGCCGTAGGTATGATCGGGTTGGTAATGAACGACGATGAATTAATCCAAAGAGCATTATACGGAATAGAAGACGACGGATTACCTGTTGGAGCAAAAGATAACGATGGTGGTTTTATTAAAACAGAAGGACAAGAAGTTGGTTTTCTTGCCAATGTAGATGAACCATTTTCTCCTGATGGATATTATACCGAAGGACCTTACTACCAAAGATATGCTATGTATCCTTTCTTAATTTTTGCCGAGGCGTTGCACAATGTGAAGCCTGAGCAAAAGATTTTTGAACATAAGGATAGTGTGTTGCTAAAATCCGTAAATGTACTTATAAATCTTTCTGATGCTGATGGAGATTTTTTCCCTCTGAACGATTCTCAGAAAGGAATGTCCTATAAATCTCCAGACGTAGTCACCGCTCTTGATATTGCGTATCATTATGGAGGCCATAATCCACAATTATTAAGTATTGCCGAAGACCAAGGCCGAGTTTTATTGGATGATTCAGGACTAGCCGTAGCCATAGGCATTAGAGATGGCAAGGCTGAACCTTTTCAGAAAAAATCAATAAACCTAACCGACGGTACCAATGGCGACGAAGGTGGTGTAGGTATACTTAGGTATGGTAATGAAGATATGAGCTTGGTTTTCAAATATGCCGCACAGGGTTTAAGCCACGGGCATTATGATAAGCTATCATTTTCGCTTTACGAAAAAGGTACAGAGATATTACAAGATTACGGACTTGCTCGTTTTGTAAACATCGAACAAAAAGGTGGTGGCAATTATTTAAAAGAAAATAAGACCTGGGCAAAACAAACTATAGCCCACAATACACTTGTACAAAATGAAACTTCTCATTTTGGCGGAAAATATGAAGTAGGTAGCAAATACCATTCAGAACTCTACTTTTTTGACACTTCCAATCCAGAAGTCCAAGTAGTAAGTGCTAAAGAGAAAAATGCATATCCTGGCACAGAAATGCAACGAACCATGGCCCTCATAAAAACCGACGGTTTTGAAAAACCTTTTTTATTGGATATTTTAAAAGTGGTTTCTACTACTAAAAACCAATATGACCTTCCCTTCTACTTTAAAGGCCAGGTTATGAAAACTAATTTTGATTTCTCTACACCCAAAAGTTTAGAGACATTGGGTTCTGAACATGGCTATCAACATCTTTGGTCAGAAGGTACAGGGCAACCTAAAGAAGATAATTCCAAGTTAAGTTGGTTAGAAAACGGGCATTTTTATACATTAACCACTACTAGCTTAAAAAATGAAGAGCTACAATTTGTGCGCATTGGCGCTAACGATCCGGAATTTAATTTAAGAAGAGATGCCGGTCTTGTTATTCGCAGAAAAAATACACAAAACACAACATTCGTTTCGGTCGTGGAATCACATGGAAATTACAGTCCGGTTTCTGAATTCTCGGTAAACTCGAATAGTGCAATTTCCAAAATAGAACTTATAGAAGATACTAAAGAGTATACAGCGGTAGTAATTGAAACAAAGGCTAATGGCGACCAGATGATGCTGGTACTATCTAACGAAGACAAAACAGCCGACAAGGAACACGTTTTAAAAATAAAAAATAAGGAGTACCGTTGGACGGGTCCTTATGATTTTATTAAAATTTAA
- a CDS encoding cupin domain-containing protein — protein sequence MKRFSEKYITTKDMEWEVLGGGVSRKFLGYDNQIMMVRVKFDNGALGAPHQHFHTQATYCVSGKFEFEIDGVKQIVEAGDGVYIEPNLLHSAVCLEEGELIDTFSPVREDFLTGEGPSYFGDKK from the coding sequence ATGAAACGATTTAGTGAAAAGTACATCACCACAAAAGACATGGAATGGGAAGTGCTTGGTGGAGGAGTATCAAGAAAATTCTTAGGTTACGATAATCAAATCATGATGGTAAGAGTGAAATTTGACAACGGTGCATTAGGTGCTCCACATCAACATTTTCACACACAAGCTACCTACTGTGTTTCAGGTAAATTTGAATTTGAAATTGACGGAGTAAAACAAATTGTTGAAGCAGGAGATGGTGTGTATATTGAGCCTAACTTATTGCATAGTGCAGTTTGCTTAGAAGAAGGAGAGCTAATTGATACATTTAGCCCAGTAAGAGAAGATTTCTTAACTGGTGAAGGACCATCTTATTTTGGAGATAAAAAATAA